The Tubulanus polymorphus chromosome 4, tnTubPoly1.2, whole genome shotgun sequence genomic interval ACTGAAAGTTAAAAGCGATGAGGTACAAATCTGCCGCCTTGAGCCACCCCCTCATGACATTTGAGAGTGTAGCGTCTTGGCATTCAGTTTCTGAAAGTATGCTCATAAAATGTCTGAAGTGTCTCGGGTGAAGTTCTGAAtgcatgtgaagtgtggacgattaGTGTCTGAAAGTGCGCTGGTAAAATATCTGGGGTTTGCAGTTCATTTTGTATTAAAAATGTCTagggtgaagttctgaacacatgtgaagtttggacgatcagtttctgaaagtacgctgataaaatgtctagtGTCTGAGGGCTTGCCCATGAAGTACTGAAGACATGttaagtgtggatgatcagttatTGAAATCTTGCTGATGAAAtttctaatgtctggtgtttgtagctcattttcaataaaaaatgtcTTTGAACACGTGTTAAGTGTTGACGATCAAAACATAGGCATAAATTGTTGAACAtgtttgggggggggggtttcTAGGCTGCAAATTGATATCCCAAAATCAACGATTATCACCATGCaacattttgttttcaaagcaaacaactgaaaaaacggatgaaatttaaataaaaaaaacaaaaataaaatggcatTAGAAGGAGCAAATAATGATGAGAGAGAAAACTTGGGAACCACACGTTTGTTTTGAGACGAGATGCTAACAAAAATAATCTGAACAACAGCTTTCATACCTTTATATACTGTAAAACaatgaagaaatatatatgtgaATGTAAATATACGAAACAAGAGATTTCAAtctagaaaatatatctaagtATCAACATCCATCAAGATTCATACTATCTGAAGATATTCTGAGCAGTCTAACGGCAGTATCAAGAATTCTGTAAATTTTGTAAGTCTACGAGATCGTACTTGGCTGATTAGGCTGCAAACTTTCCCAAAATTGAAGGACTTGATAAGAAAGTATTGAAAGTATCGAGTATTTCCCTCGATTCAATCATGGGTTAAACACTCTTACTGCTAACTAAATTGAGATGAAGTGTAGGCTTAGAAAAAGCCACGGACCAGCCCCCTCATATAAGTTTTTCCACGAGAGAATTTCCGACATCTTGTTCGGCAACCTTTAAGCAGGAAACTTAATCTCTTTTACTCAATATTTTGCACCAAATAAAGCAACTCGTCTGCCTGTTGACTGTATGGACTTGGCTAAGAAATTTGTTTCTCATGGTTGGGGGTTGCAATATTTCAAGTTCATAGGTGATGAAAAGGCTGAActaaatgaataataatttgCAGTTGACATCGTTTGACCGGTTAAACTCACCTCCtccatttgaaaattcacaCATCAAACTTCCGAGCGTCATTTTTTTACCCCAAGGCGTCGCCGATGGTTTATCCTCAACCTCTTTGATGTAACCGGAAAATACTCTGAAAAATAACGCGATCAAAACATTTCGAAGCGGGCTCGAAATTATTTCGTGATCGATTAAAAATCATCCTCCCtcgacagggattcgaacctgtgATGGCACATAGAACAAAACCCGGTCACACGCAACCAGGCGCGAAGAAGGTACATGCCCAGGTTAACTGCCCGAAAACTTGCGGCGCCAATCacattgctcgttgtataattgttgaggcaaatttcacggaagaactataaatgggaaacgTGCGCTAAAAAAAACCCCAGGATTTCTGAtcggctaataatgacatcatctaaccTGCGCATCCAGTCTAGTGTGGCAAGGTTTCCTACCATAAACGCTatcgggttcaaatccctgccgggTAGGATGTTGAAAACAGGCACCTGATACCTAGACCGTAGCACGTATGTACAACCTGCGCTATGGTTTCGATCGGCTCCCGGAAATAATCACACGTATGTTTACAAACCTGGCTTTGAAGTCGGAAGAACCGGCGGCAAACAGCACATTGTTCGGATGCCAATCGATACTGAGAATAAACACATAAATTCAGTTAATGACTGTTATCAAGAGTATACAATTTccgataaaataaaattgagaGTATCAAAATGGCaatgaaaattattgtttGCATGAATACAGAACATTGGTCTCTCATTCATCAGCTAgatcaatatttcatacattaCCTCGTCACAGTTGATCTCAGCGGCTTCTTGATATGTTTGCTGACCCACCAGTCGTATTCCTTCTCGAAATAACAGATCGCGATCAGGCGAGCGCCGCTGGCAACCGCGAATTTATCTTCTACGAAATTAAAAAGCATTCGTTGTCACGGCAATTTCTCAAAAATcgcaaaattattttcttcgcaaattaaaaaaattcgcAGCGATGATTTCTCGCAAATCGCAATCTCTTATTCGCAAATAGTGAATGATGGATTCTCAAAATTATGAAGAACTTTTACGACAGAcatttcttcaataattcattatggTAATCTTTCTTCTGAAACTTAACTaatttctattcattttcgtctgacatcaatcttttgggatatttcgcttAATTTTTTACCTGAATTTGGTCTCAATAGGAACAGTGAAACTGTGCAGTCCAAATTATCGCATTGAAGGATTGCCAaaaattcttcattttctcatgttgaaatgagagaaaagatcagccatttttgaaattctaacaaTACATTTCCCGTGTTTCCATGCCTGCGAATCATGattcttgaaaatatttcaaattgtaggcatggaaacatattgtcaaaattgatttatttcataaaatggagtcgttttttttctgattcaaATGAGTTAAAGACACTTTTTGGCAATCTCTCAATACATtgcaaaatgaatataaaaatgatgGTTTATCTAGACTGCACAGTTTCACTGCTTGTATTAATTGAGAAATGTCTTCTAAAGATTAAGAGAAAATCCCCAAAAAATCGATGTCAGTCAAAAAAATAGACTTAGTACAGCTGCAGCCAAAGCCACCACGCGCTCAAATACAGAGAATATATGACATTATTGTTTGATATTAGATAGAAACGGATTAGACGTTGTACCTTTAGGCGACCAGCGTACACACGTGGCTGCTCTATTGATACGCAATATAACCAATGTCGGCTTCCATTTACCATCGACGAAAGTCCAAACGTAAGCATTACGATCCTAGAAAGTCAAAAAAGAATAATCAGTACTATCATAAAGCAGATCATCCAACTGACGGTACAAATTATATCTGTGCTTCGATTTTTTCatctcaaaatcaaaccctcaGTTTCGTTATCGGCAGGTGAGGTCCGTTCGTAAAGGACACCGCTGTGCTCTCTCAGCTCCAGCTAAAACACGACTAAATACTTCTTCAAACGGATAACACGTTAATGAAACGTGCCGCTAATGGCCATCTTTAATTACATCATCAATTAGGCCACAATTGACAGGGTGCACTGCCATAGCCTATATGATACTGTATTTATccattgatatcaaatacacTACAACCACCAAATAAGCATAAAAccaaataaattgcccatgggtaAAGTGGTTTACCTTGCAAACTGGAGcttaaaaccaaattaatcaaatagttCACAGAGAattccctatttcaagattaGTTGACTTAATGCATCGgtattttattgtatttcatccTATCGTATCttattgtattttgtatttaaaCTTACAACTCCGCAGGTAACGATTCTATTCTGATCCGCTCCCCAATCGATACTAGTCACGCGCTGGGTGTGCTCCTTCAATGTGTGCACGATCTCCCATTTTCCAGCTTTTTGCGAATAGATGTTCACTTCGGCATTGTTCAACGACAGAGCCAGTGCTTCATCCGAAACAAAAAATAGGAAAAACAATCAAAGAATCTAAAATGACTTCTAAATTTTAGTTcttaattttcagttttttctcAAATGACCCACCCAGTGATAGtgaagttggttaaagatatcCGATGGATAAATAAACCATAGTAACgatgaaattttaattgtcactatgtcaactaccCACTGGTTATCTcttaccaacttttgagcaactgattACTCATTTCTATAAGACTAACTGTTACAATCTTACTCACAAGTTCTATCCTTATTCCAAGCGTGACAAGAGATGGAATGGGCTCCAAAACTGTATGAAGACATACTGATCCTATATTCGGCaagagaaatgaaataatcactTAAAATTTCTGCAATAATCTGATATCAGTTTAACCAGGTTTCTCTTTCAGTGCCGACTGGTTAATACTCACGTGTTGGGGATAATTTGAGAATCTTAACAAATTTTACCTCAGTATGCTAATTGGACATTACACCGctttagtgcgtctacaccgcagtgcggtgcaTCGttattactaatatttcactaaaaactaattactaataacattAACGCACCGCGACGCGTGATACTGTGTATTAGCAAGGCCAAACACCGATACATACACCGTACAGAAAGGGTTAATGAGTAGACTGCGTACCCCGGAGCCGATGGCCTCAGATAATGGCACGCCCCAGGCACAATAAAAAGAATGAGTTGATATCGATAGGCTtcataaaaaaatgatttagttCTTACCTCAAATTGATTTGACTTAATGTTGAAAACAGCTGTTATTCAATATTCGCGGACTCTGGTCAGTCGACACGAATAATTCCTGGCTGAAATGTggaaatatatataggcctataggaagtggatattttgccaatgcgggATTATTTTTAGTAGGCCTAAACGttattttgccaatggctaTAAAGatatagtaacaaaatataacaaTGAAATCCTTATATTGGGTTCACGGTTAGGGTTTCGCTAGGTTAGGGTCTAGAGGGTAAGGGATAGGGTTCGTTAGGGCGAGGTTTAGGGCCCgtttttacccctagggatagggttagggtaaggtgaaaTATGTAGTGAAAACTTTTGGGTGGTTTTGAGTGAGCCCGGTGGTCTAGTGGAAAGACGTTAGGCTAGCAATCTGCTGCGGTCCTCCTTATTAacgagatgacatgaaatatattcatttattccttatcgattttatcactttaaatcatattatatcagtaataaataaataccttatagagtcatattttacatattttgtcggataattttgtagaaaaataactttaaactttaccgagatgagatcgtcaatcaatcaaattcaatgaaattttactgctaaccgagatgacgtatttgaagtcaatattttttctacaaaatatgtaaaatatgactctagaaggtatttatttctaatataacatgatttcaagtgttaaaacggttaagaaattaacaaaaatgttatatttcatgtcatctcggtaaattgtgtcatctcggtaattaGGAAGACCCATCTGCTGGgctgggttcgaatcccgctcTGCTGCTGGTAAATTGTGTCATATCGGTAATTAGGAGGACCCATCTGCTGgtctgggttcgaatcccgctcTGCTGCTGGTAAATTGtgtcatctcggtaattaGGAGGACCCATCTGCTGgtctgggttcgattcccgcaCTGCTGCTGGTAAATTGtgtcatctcggtaattaGGAGGACCTATCTGCTGGTCTGTGTTCGAATCCCGCTCTGCTGctattttctttgaattttctaagtcgcgcacctcaatgcgcatgcgcggcaTCAATTAGCAATTCAGAATGTGCCACTGGCAAAATAGCGTTAACGGAATAATGctgcattggcaaaatatcacctGCCATATATATTATGGTTTTTGCGTTAATTAATTAGAAGTTAGTAGTAGTAGTACATCGTCGTACGaccacaggcacttgaatatgggctaATAAAATTTATCGTAATCTACGATAAACACACCAACGGCGTTGCCATCTTAATTATCCATGATGAAACTGTTTTACCCATGATCCAATGCGCATCCCTCGTCTACCTATACTATACAAAAAGGCTGGAAATGCTTCTATCTCCGTAGtgcttaaatctacccgcGAATATCGGGACAGATGACGTCACCGCAATCCCGAAGAGGCAtcgcgaattttcaaaaatcaattttgttgccAGTTAAAATCTTTAATGGAGCTAAAAGTAAAACAGTGTCCATGTTtccaaaaaaatcatctacaattgaaattatgggCGCTCcttatatttcaggattaaaatTGACACTAAGGACGTACGTCGACAATCATAGGCATCGATAAttgcgggtagatttaagcattacctacggagataggatcgtttccagcctttctgtatagtatagtTAAGCGACGGGCGCGCCTTGCATCATGggtaaaatattataaaacatgGTGAATTACCGAAGTAGGAACAACGTATCGCAGgtgaattattaaatatttatccattttcaaagcccatattcaagtgcctgtggtATGGTACGACGTACCGGCGTACGTCAAAAAAGTCGGGACCCGCCccaattttactttttttattGATACAACGACATCGTCGTATTTCAAGAATGTTTTTATGGGAAGATATGTGGTATATTTTGACTTGCAGTTTCTGTTATTGCGTCATGTTCTAGGCCTATAGATTGCgttaatttttgtaaaattcttACGATTTCTCGATTTCGGAATCAATGACTTCCGGGTTTATGGCTTTCGTCTAGAACGGGAAGGCTCCGTCGCCCATACTAAAAACCGACTGGAACCGACCGGAGCCGGTTTCATCGTCAtgtatagaaaaaatattaatgaaataattatgttattgttgtttattttcgaTTCGAGCTCCAGTCGGTTTCCAGTCGGTTCCGGTCGGTTCCGGTCTTTTCACTGTTTCCCCCGCCGGCTCCGGGCTCATACCGGTTTATAAAAACCCTGTGCCGGAATTAGTCATGTGCATGGCCGAGCTTGTCACGGCCGGGTTCTTTCCGCGGAATCTTCTCTGAGTACGACTCACAGTGGAGAAGCCGAAAACGCGAGCGCCACGGCCACCCCCTCCGAAAAAAAACGTATTCTGGAGCGAGTCTGTAGGACAAGTTTTCTCGTTACCAGGTAGTTTTAAGTTAGATTTAAACTACAACTGCTACTTCAATTTTACagtaaatttttcaattccaTCTTCGGCGTCCGAAtgtgtataggcctacaggTACGTTCATGCTGGTGTGTTTTGTGAAAAGCTTGACGAGACCGAATTAGGCTACTGAATACCGTACAGTGTTGGCGTACGAAAACAAGTAAACAAAAGAAAGAtaagtaatatatatatatatatatatatatatatatatatatatatatatatatatatatatatatatatatatatatatatatatatatatatatatatatatatatatatatatatatatatatatatatatatatatatatatatatatatatatatatatatatatatatatatatatatatatatatatatatatatatatatatatatatatatatatatatatatatatatatttatataaattaACTCTgaagaatttatttcacaacACGGGTTTTTTGTCTCTAACTTCCTTTCAACTTCAAGGCTGGCTGAAAGTTTTTGGTAAACAATGCCTTTCATTTCACTGCATTGTGCTTCCCACAGAATCGGGGCGACGGTttcaatatatagatattatttACCGTGAAAATTGCAGTCTTTATTTCACGTAAAATATCttgattgtgattattgtaaggGACAGTAGCCTTGAACCTTAGCGCTGCGttataaaagaaaatgttctattttttttgttatccGTCAATAAACCGCTAATCAACGTGCTTGTAAAAACTCGTAGTCGTCGTGTATTAGATTCTTTTTAGTCATATCGTTGTTTCTCTTATTGTGGGTTGTACTAGAAAACCACAATATAGCGAACAAAAGAAAGTCTATAACGATTCTGTATAAACTGAATCTATTGTTAACTATTTTCGTCCTATTGCAAAACATCTAAAGCTTTTCCTAGATCACATGCATATAAAAGGTTTATATCAGGAACGAAGAGTAAGCGGACATCAACTATCAAAAAAATGTAGACAAAATATATCAGTTCTCTTtatgtatatgaattattatgaaatgaattaaaaaagaaaatatgtcAATGTATGTAGAATAAactattaaaaatatattaatgaaattgtcgaaaGTCGATGTATTTTTCAACATCGTATTCTTTGGTTGAGATTCCAAATCGTTCGCAAATCTTCAATAATTTCTCTTTcgcttcatcaaaatcatcagctTTAACACCGATATTACAGAGTGGTCCTTCCGTATCGATATCGGCGATATCATCAACTTTACGTGTTTGAAGCGGGGTGAATAGAATCTCACCAGATTTCCACAAGTCATTGATTTCATCCATTCGATTCCAAATATGAGCGTGAACTGATtgtaaacaattgatacctacAAAATGTCCGCTAGGGGCGGGCCTGTAGACGTGAGGTTTCACTGCGCAGGCGCACATGAATACGCATCTCAGTATATCAACTCTGTATAATTCTTTTATCCAATGCCTCAGGTAAGATCCTCCCATACGAGCGTTGATTTCAATCAGTTTCGGTCCTGCCGGCGTCATCATGAATTCTACGTTAAAAACACCACTGGTCAAACCTATGGCCAAACAACATTGATAAGCAGCGGTTATTAACTGCATCACCTTATCCGAGGGTAAGCATGATGGCATACAAGCTCCGGTTTCGATACAGGCTCCGCTTCTGGTCGGACCATTGTCACTTGGGAAAGCCGCAATAAGCTGACGTTTATACAACACCAGATCCACATCGTGTTCCGTTCCTTCTAGAAATGGCATCATCATCATGCTATTTCCAAAACCTTTCCCGACAATTCCTTGCTTGCAATCCTCTGAGGTCAGCTTATTTCTAACCAGATTGAAATACGTTTTGCATTCGTATATATCTTGAACGCGTTTAGCGCCTATTGCAGCTGCTCCGAATTCCCGTTTGATGAAGCAAGGATACGACATCGATGCCTCGTCGATGTCTCGTTCGCTTTCGACTTCGACGCTTTTCTCGGCGTAAATTCGCGGTTGAGGGAAGTGTTTATATTCGCTGCGACTTACGAGAAGCGTTTTCTGCGTCGAAGATTTTTTCTTCGCTGTTCTTGAGCCCTTCAGACCGGAACCGTTCAGCGATAACAATTCACAAATGTGAGAGCACAAACAAACGCAGTCTTCCCAGACTGTGCAACAACCATCTACTTTAAGACCACAATTTGCGAGTATTTTGCTGATATTGACGGCGTGCTGATCATCCCGAGTGTGATCAGTAAAGTCATAGTCGATAAATCGAGTTACATCTGGAATGTCACCTGACTTGCGGTCAACAAGAATGATCTAAAAACacagaatatatgaaaatgtttttcaattttttcatcaagaAAACTGTGTTATATATACAATACGTTGATTCTGATTTCACGTTAACACATTCtatgtaaaaagtgttgatgtATATGAATCAAATTATACGTAGCTTACTTTTAAATTCTCTTCTTTGGCCACAGACCACGTGTATGCTTTATTTGGACCTCCTTTCGCTAAAACTACAATAACTTTACCCCACATCGTATATGTTTGAGATTGTTCACACATCCTCTCAACCAATGGAATCACTGATGCTCCTAGGTGCCCGTCGTTAGATGCGCACAACGGATGGCTGTCCAAACTTTTTAAGCAGCTTTTAACGCCGATCCCAATTGGACAATAGCGACCATCGCGTTTTGCCAAGACGAAGTCCACAGCTACAAAAATATGCAAAAAGGGGGTGAAGGCTAAAAACATGAGACCTAGCTTCTcataatcggccgggtcacttgtaaactgcaataagatctgttagttcatttctataactgccgggtctattattgttagcttgatcgCGATTTAAAAAAGCAATGTAGAGGGTAGATGGGTGGCCGGCCGTGTCAatttttaagctcagcagaaataagaaacaaggtatcatgtTTTTAGATGTATGACATTGTCTTTAGACATATCAGCGAAACTACACGTTATTTGTAACGCGTTTGTCACCTATGCAATCCGATTGCGTTTcggcattttcattattattttcctGATGAATTATTTCTCGTAGCAAGTTTTCGGAATCGTTCTTCAGTtggtttttaattctatttatatCTGATGTTTCTACGTCCCATTGTAGTAGAGTCGTTTCGAGTGACTGCGGTGTTGTGTTATCGCTGGTGATTGGCTCGTTTGTGCGACCGACTCTGCATATGAAACCGGTCGTGATTGGTCGATCACAGTGCCCTCTGCATGTGATAGCTCGAACTCGGAAGGACAGATCATTTATTTCTTCAGCCGCTGAaagaaattttgatataaCACAGAAAATATTTGAGGGGTAGACTTCTACAGGAGCACAAAGACATTAAACTGGCATCATACTTTTATCTCTTTAAAAGGGCAAGTGTCCAAGCGCCTTGGATGCATAGCCAAAGATAGGGGTCttgaaaattgtgaaataacagTGCATTCCTTGAAATTTCCAGGCACTTGAGTAAcatcaaaaatgaatattaGCGTATATAGATCCAAGTCTTGTTTATAAGGCTGCGGACTGTCAGTTGTTTTTCAAGAGGGCACAGGAAAATTGCGACGGAAGCACGTCCGGATCCACCCATGAGACATCAATATGTAttatcatggactctaaacaCGAAGTAGAGCTGTTCTACAGTTTCGAGTTTGAGTTGAAATCAGTGCATTTTCAATGTTCTAACTCTAGAGTCAAATCTATAACTCAGTACTGAGCATCCatgatattattatcattatttcatttacgTACCAGGTGAACCTGGGTGGTAGAATTTCTCTATTAATACACAATCTCCAGGTTCAGACTGCGACAATAAAATATACGTCTTGTTACAGATATTCTCCTGATCAGATTCATCGTGAATATAAACTCTTTCTTCACGACTCCCCGCTGCTGCCTTTCTTAAAAGTCTCACCAAAATCTGttacagaaaaattcaaataaaactgtaTGTGGTATATATACTTGAATAAGTGAATAGAATCGATAGACGTAGtgtatggtcctaaagattaCCTTGTCGCCAGGGGAATCAAGTTTTAGCAGAAATCCTTGCAAATTTGTATTAACCGCATTCTTCAAGTCAGCTTTCATATCGACATCATGTGTATCTATACAAGCGTTTCCCGGTATATCGTATTTGCGAGGGGCGTCGTTATACAATGCTAATGTTTCAGGGAAACTAACTCCAGCTTTAGCCATCAAAATACGTGTCCAGATCTTATCATCGAGTTTCCTATTGATCGAACTCGACGTCGGACAATCTAAATCTAACTTGAAATCTGCTATTCCCGGTTCATCGTCGCTAAAATTATTCATCAAATAAGTCACCCTCCTCGGTGGATCGAATACATTGAGGAAACTGGCACCACCGTTGTACATCGATATCGCTTTATGCAGGAAGATCGTCTTCAGCGCAGGATTTCGATCACTTCGTTCTATGGACAGCCAAGAGGTCGATAAAACGAGATGCACGTTACCCGCACATGATTGGCCACCTTGCAGTAGAACGGGCATACATTCGACGGGTGATGATAGTATAACGATGTTTATACCTGTTTCTGGTAGTTTTGTTCTGGGCGTTATCGTAAGATCTTTAGTTTCTGGATAGTTTGTTTCATACAGCGTGTATTGTAGAACGTTATAGTAGTGTTTGACTCGGTTTTTGTCATTGTCAGACATTTGCTGCTGATCGGATATCAAGGATTCGAGATTCACTTCCTGGTTCCATTCGCAATAAGGCAGTTCATTCAGTGTTGATGAAGACATTGCGATTTCcctttaaaatcatgaaaatgataacacaggttactgactaaacatGCCCTTAAAACCCTTTATAGATAATCGTGGACCTAAGTCAATGGTTTTATGAAACTGAATCGCATTCAACGCTTCTAATAAATGATCTTTATGAACATGCGTCAAGTTATTTTGTCTATTAAAAATAAAGTTGAATTGCTGCTCGTCCGACAAATACGTACACTGTATGTAACTGTTGGACGAGCAGCAATTCCTGTCAGTCCGCCCTCGAGATTATCCGCCATTCTCGCTAGTATCCGCCGTAAAATGTATGTGTACCGATTTCCCAAAGACTGGCTTACGATTACggttacgattacgattacgattacgatttatttacactcca includes:
- the LOC141904563 gene encoding actin-related protein 2/3 complex subunit 1A-like, encoding MSSYSFGAHSISCHAWNKDRTSLALSLNNAEVNIYSQKAGKWEIVHTLKEHTQRVTSIDWGADQNRIVTCGVDRNAYVWTFVDGKWKPTLVILRINRAATCVRWSPKEDKFAVASGARLIAICYFEKEYDWWVSKHIKKPLRSTVTSIDWHPNNVLFAAGSSDFKARVFSGYIKEVEDKPSATPWGKKMTLGSLMCEFSNGGEEDKNDGKPKPKSQGGWVHDVSFSASGNKLAWVGHDSRISVVDSTKDMQMVSVKSKFLPFTTCMWVTENSLVVAGHDCCPMLFVHGDDGKLTFMNKLDVPKQKESSSLSAMQRFRSLDANKGAEDKGAAKTIHLNTITQISMYAGDKAHCSKFTTSAVDGQICIWDFKTLESSIAGLRLV
- the LOC141904430 gene encoding carnosine synthase 1-like, whose amino-acid sequence is MSSSTLNELPYCEWNQEVNLESLISDQQQMSDNDKNRVKHYYNVLQYTLYETNYPETKDLTITPRTKLPETGINIVILSSPVECMPVLLQGGQSCAGNVHLVLSTSWLSIERSDRNPALKTIFLHKAISMYNGGASFLNVFDPPRRVTYLMNNFSDDEPGIADFKLDLDCPTSSSINRKLDDKIWTRILMAKAGVSFPETLALYNDAPRKYDIPGNACIDTHDVDMKADLKNAVNTNLQGFLLKLDSPGDKILVRLLRKAAAGSREERVYIHDESDQENICNKTYILLSQSEPGDCVLIEKFYHPGSPAAEEINDLSFRVRAITCRGHCDRPITTGFICRVGRTNEPITSDNTTPQSLETTLLQWDVETSDINRIKNQLKNDSENLLREIIHQENNNENAETQSDCIAVDFVLAKRDGRYCPIGIGVKSCLKSLDSHPLCASNDGHLGASVIPLVERMCEQSQTYTMWGKVIVVLAKGGPNKAYTWSVAKEENLKIILVDRKSGDIPDVTRFIDYDFTDHTRDDQHAVNISKILANCGLKVDGCCTVWEDCVCLCSHICELLSLNGSGLKGSRTAKKKSSTQKTLLVSRSEYKHFPQPRIYAEKSVEVESERDIDEASMSYPCFIKREFGAAAIGAKRVQDIYECKTYFNLVRNKLTSEDCKQGIVGKGFGNSMMMMPFLEGTEHDVDLVLYKRQLIAAFPSDNGPTRSGACIETGACMPSCLPSDKVMQLITAAYQCCLAIGLTSGVFNVEFMMTPAGPKLIEINARMGGSYLRHWIKELYRVDILRCVFMCACAVKPHVYRPAPSGHFVGINCLQSVHAHIWNRMDEINDLWKSGEILFTPLQTRKVDDIADIDTEGPLCNIGVKADDFDEAKEKLLKICERFGISTKEYDVEKYIDFRQFH